In Pyrus communis chromosome 8, drPyrComm1.1, whole genome shotgun sequence, one genomic interval encodes:
- the LOC137743914 gene encoding CLAVATA3/ESR (CLE)-related protein 6-like, which translates to MPSVLRASCLLLPFLVILSMLVVSSEARLSLVFSTLPNKTDSHLFFRKLVFHVPKNEFYRRFLVEVNRTAPGGPDPQHH; encoded by the coding sequence ATGCCTAGTGTTCTAAGGGCAAGCTGCTTGTTGCTACCATTCTTGGTCATTCTTTCGATGCTTGTAGTGAGCTCAGAGGCGCGTCTTTCTCTCGTTTTCTCAACTCTTCCAAATAAAACTGATAGCCATCTCTTTTTTCGTAAACTTGTGTTTCATGTACCCAAAAATGAGTTTTATCGGAGGTTTCTTGTCGAGGTGAACAGAACTGCACCCGGAGGACCAGATCCCCAACATCATTAG
- the LOC137742392 gene encoding transcription factor GTE4-like, whose translation MVSGPLVGDEASNKAYSRTTQNKSKNANHVLHHSSPPPQDLTQLRGALASNDSTSHNGLLPGFAEPVDGPRGYAKFGNMVRIRLGSQSKDDRREIKEKLTGELEQVRCLMKNLEAKEVELGERYGQSLVANHAVDNVKPTMRANSEAGSVGLRDSGKYRGLSVSVAENKNGGGQFVEKENVKKRPKTNQGSEFLIGKEKLPPSESSKKLKPTQGGRDGGGGEPWFRSGKNRSKMYKNCSALLEKLMKHKFGWVFNKPVDVKMLGLHDYNTIVKRPMDLGTVRTRLNENWYKTPAEFAEDVRLTFNNAMLYNPKEQDVHLMADQLLKLFEVKWTDVEAEYNLNLRNELGNNSNFTTPVSRKDEAPAPPPPLASNMRTLDRAESMTKPVDPKLKPVSSGHPGRVSVPKKPKARDPDKRDMTYEEKQRLSADLMTLPSEKLDNVVKIIRKRNPGPFQQEDEIEVDIGSVDPETLWELDRFVTNYKKSLSKVNRNVELGPQSIAEPCDTIQEMTVAPATTMAAKEANAEVENNSNAFSPVQREEQGDNVSRSSGSSSESESSSSDSDNESSCGVESDSNH comes from the exons ATGGTTTCAGGACCATTGGTGGGCGACGAAGCGAGCAACAAGGCTTATTCCAGAACGACCCAGAACAAGTCCAAGAATGCCAACCATGTCCTCCACCACTCATCACCGCCGCCTCAGGACCTGACGCAACTCCGCGGCGCGCTGGCATCCAACGATTCCACGAGCCACAATGGCCTGCTGCCGGGCTTTGCCGAACCGGTCGACGGTCCACGTGGGTACGCCAAGTTCGGGAACATGGTTCGGATTCGGTTGGGTTCTCAGTCCAAGGACGATAGGAGAGAGATCAAGGAGAAGCTGACGGGCGAGCTCGAGCAAGTTAGGTGCTTGATGAAGAATCTTGAAGCTAAGGAGGTTGAGCTTGGTGAAAGGTATGGTCAATCACTGGTGGCTAATCATGCAGTAGATAATGTTAAACCTACAATGAGGGCCAATTCGGAGGCGGGTTCTGTAGGACTCCGTGATTCTGGGAAGTATCGGGGTTTGAGTGTTTCGGTTGCGGAGAATAAGAATGGGGGTGGTCAGTTTGTGGAGAAGGAGAATGTGAAGAAGAGGCCCAAGACAAACCAAGGTTCGGAGTTTCTGATTGGGAAGGAAAAGTTACCTCCTTCAGAGAGTAGCAAGAAGTTGAAACCCACTCAAGGGGGGAGAGATGGGGGTGGGGGAGAGCCCTGGTTCAGGTCAGGTAAGAATCGGAGCAAAATGTATAAGAATTGTAGTGCTTTGCTTGAAAAGTTGATGAAGCATAAGTTTGGCTGGGTGTTTAATAAGCCTGTGGATGTGAAGATGCTTGGTCTTCATGATTACAATACAATTGTTAAGAGACCGATGGATTTGGGCACGGTGAGGACGAGGCTGAACGAGAATTGGTATAAGACGCCAGCGGAATTTGCAGAGGATGTGAGACTTACATTTAACAATGCAATGTTGTATAACCCGAAAGAGCAGGATGTTCATCTTATGGCGGACCAATTGTTGAAGTTGTTTGAAGTGAAATGGACGGATGTAGAGGCTGAGTATAATCTCAATCTGAGAAATGAATTGGGTAATAATTCAAATTTCACAACACCTGTTTCAAGAAAAGATGAAGCTCCCGCTCCTCCCCCTCCTTTGGCATCGAATATGAGGACTCTGGATAGAGCAGAATCCATGACAAAGCCTGTTGACCCCAAGTTGAAACCTGTGAGTTCTGGTCATCCAGGTAGGGTATCAGTTCCAAAGAAACCAAAAGCCAGGGACCCCGACAAAAGGGATATGACTTATGAGGAGAAGCAGAGGCTCAGTGCAGACCTCATGACTTTGCCTTCTGAGAAACTAGATAACGTTGTGAAGATTATTAGGAAAAGGAACCCAGGGCCTTTTCAGCAAGAGGATGAGATTGAGGTGGACATTGGTAGTGTTGATCCTGAAACTCTTTGGGAACTGGATAGGTTTGTGACtaattacaaaaaaagtttGAGCAAAGTTAACAGAAACGTGGAGCTTGGTCCTCAATCAATAGCAGAGCCCTGTGATACCATCCAGGAGATG ACTGTAGCACCAGCCACTACAATGGCGGCAAAAGAAGCCAACGCAG AAGTGGAAAACAACAGTAATGCATTTTCCCCAGTTCAAAGAGAAGAGCAAGGTGATAATGTGAGCAGATCAAGTGGTTCTAGCAGTGAATCTGAATCCTCTTCAAGTG ATTCTGACAATGAAAGTTCCTGCGGTGTTGAATCAGATTCAAATCATTGA
- the LOC137741739 gene encoding malate dehydrogenase, mitochondrial-like — MRPSISIARSVHRVARRSYSSASVPERKVAVLGAAGGIGQPLALLMKLNPLVSHLSLYDIAGTPGVAADVSHINTRSEVKGYAGEEQLAQALEGADVVIIPAGVPRKPGMTRDDLFNINAGIVKGLTTAIAKYCPNALINMISNPVNSTVPIAAEVLKKAGKYDEKRLFGVTTLDVVRAKTFYAGKANANVAEVNVPVVGGHAGITILPLFSQATPTANLPHDVIKALTKRTQDGGTEVVEAKAGKGSATLSMAYAGAIFADACLKGLNGVPDVVECSFVQSSITELPFFASKVRLGKNGVEEVLGLGNLSDFEQEGLQSLIPELKSSIEKGIKFANQS, encoded by the exons atgaggcCTTCAATCTCCATCGCCAGATCCGTACACCGAGTCGCTCGCCGCAGCTACTCCTCTGCCTCCGTCCCCGAGCGGAAGGTCGCCGTCCTCGGCGCCGCCGGAGGCATCGGCCAGCCCCTGGCCCTCCTCATGAAGCTCAACCCTCTCGTCTCCCACCTCTCCCTCTACGATATCGCCGGAACCCCCGGCGTCGCCGCTGACGTCAGCCACATCAACACCAGATCTGAG GTCAAGGGTTATGCCGGTGAAGAGCAGCTCGCACAAGCCTTGGAGGGAGCCGACGTCGTAATTATCCCCGCCGGTGTGCCCCGAAAGCCCGGGATGACCCGAGACGATCTCTTTAACATTAATGCCGGTATCGTCAAGGGTCTCACTACCGCCATCGCTAAGTACTGCCCCAAT GCACTGATCAACATGATTAGCAACCCAGTCAACTCTACAGTCCCGATTGCGGCTGAGGTGTTGAAGAAGGCCGGGAAGTACGACGAGAAGAGGTTGTTTGGTGTCACTACTCTTGATGTGGTCAGGGCCAAGACTTTCTATGCTGGAAAGGCCAATGCTAATGTTGCTG AGGTTAATGTACCAGTTGTTGGTGGCCATGCTGGCATCACCATTCTGCCGCTATTTTCTCAG GCTACCCCGACAGCCAATTTGCCTCATGATGTTATCAAGGCTTTGACAAAGAGAACACAAGATGGAGGAACGGAAGTTGTGGAAGCAAAGGCTGGAAAGGGATCTGCAACACTGTCAATGGC TTATGCTGGCGCTATTTTCGCTGATGCTTGTCTGAAGGGACTTAATGGAGTGCCCGATGTTGTGGAATGTTCGTTTGTGCAATCCAGCATCACTGAACTTCCTTTCTTTGCTTCTAAG GTGAGGCTTGGAAAGAATGGAGTTGAGGAAGTTTTGGGGTTGGGTAATCTCTCAGACTTTGAACAGGAAGGACTGCAAAGCTTGATCCCTGAGCTCAAATCATCCATCGAGAAGGGTATCAAGTTTGCCAACCAGAGTTAG